Proteins encoded together in one Kutzneria kofuensis window:
- a CDS encoding glycosyltransferase: MAGRVIYTGYEVDVPVGGNRIITEHVALLHAAGIEAYRWSPTPGFRYTWFDDTVPTLSGAEIDLGADDMVVVPELTVLPGRDPAPGGRKVILSQAHFMTFVTCPDLNPYPGWSVDPALWTISRNGVEVLGRAIPNLPAPTLVPNPVAIDLFRPAPRRTRSIAWMSRKRPSESALLKQLLRADPRSAGVELRDIRGVPYERVAEIMADTSVFIALGSPEGEGFGLPIAEALSAGCLVTGYGLGGGDELFEAPSAWQVPDLQTVRLVDRALELLDLPDADRVREQGRQWVVERYSPKVTTDALVAAVEAARRLPGQACRAVHPDAWQAELMAVLAPYAAPFEQQAQASQE, encoded by the coding sequence GTGGCAGGACGGGTGATCTACACCGGATACGAGGTCGACGTCCCGGTCGGCGGCAACCGCATCATCACCGAACACGTCGCGCTGCTGCACGCGGCCGGCATCGAGGCGTATCGCTGGTCGCCCACGCCCGGCTTCCGCTACACCTGGTTCGACGACACCGTGCCGACGCTGTCCGGCGCCGAGATCGACCTCGGTGCGGACGACATGGTGGTGGTGCCCGAGTTGACGGTGCTGCCGGGACGCGACCCGGCGCCGGGCGGGCGCAAGGTGATTCTGTCGCAGGCCCATTTCATGACGTTCGTGACGTGTCCGGACCTGAATCCGTATCCGGGCTGGAGCGTCGATCCGGCGCTGTGGACCATTTCGCGCAACGGTGTCGAAGTGCTCGGACGGGCGATTCCGAATCTGCCGGCGCCGACGCTCGTGCCCAATCCGGTGGCCATCGACCTGTTTCGCCCGGCCCCGCGCCGTACGCGCAGCATCGCGTGGATGTCACGCAAGCGGCCCTCGGAGAGCGCCCTGCTCAAGCAGCTGCTCCGTGCCGACCCGCGAAGTGCTGGCGTGGAACTGCGCGACATCCGCGGTGTCCCGTACGAGCGGGTCGCGGAGATCATGGCGGACACATCGGTGTTCATCGCCCTGGGCTCACCCGAGGGCGAGGGATTCGGGCTGCCGATCGCCGAGGCACTGTCCGCGGGCTGCTTGGTCACCGGCTACGGACTCGGCGGCGGCGACGAACTGTTCGAGGCGCCGTCCGCGTGGCAGGTCCCCGACCTCCAGACGGTGCGACTGGTCGACCGCGCGCTGGAACTGCTCGACCTGCCCGACGCCGACCGCGTGCGCGAGCAGGGGCGGCAGTGGGTCGTCGAGCGGTACAGCCCCAAGGTCACCACGGACGCGCTGGTCGCGGCGGTCGAGGCCGCGCGACGGTTGCCGGGGCAGGCGTGCCGCGCCGTGCACCCCGACGCCTGGCAGGCCGAGCTGATGGCCGTCCTCGCGCCGTACGCGGCCCCGTTCGAGCAGCAGGCCCAGGCATCGCAGGAGTGA